In a genomic window of Punica granatum isolate Tunisia-2019 chromosome 6, ASM765513v2, whole genome shotgun sequence:
- the LOC116211564 gene encoding zinc finger CCCH domain-containing protein 13 isoform X2: MDAYRSYMRPPAPPPPPPSSAADPQYHQFQQHAGTPPRPPQGPWFPNQFQYHNPSSQSPSAPPPPSWAPPPPPPPPPPPQSDHVQPPGFPAPTHPYPPHHAQLPPRPYLPPPHHLNPYPPQDWNSPNWGYQQGWNHQAQSDAEDWAARAKAWASAKAAMENQYPQAHYQNQYPQAVESQEYAFSAVPPNGQPVHLQENPSIGSRPASYLPDGRMSYSAKDGPLSGDPSAVFHPQEHLPASQSVHQQEVPSSYSSVSGKEESRDQSEKLLHLPGSAAQEGMGHLQAPMPAADGSVVPYGNPYTDPIANPADQPLEFASRFSRDQDLLAQSVYAHQDSTGPLRGIDPVVPMHDHSIPIPPPVSGHATPSFPRFSGPSFQATIQPPGGPFALSAGPPLPPMGGFSADSYGLPGSAERPKKAPVPNWLREEIIKTKASIVSSSLGHPKDGAQSVEDDGTDKSFEKGDQADSKSIDSSKSTEDDDDDEDYVEAARTAAINQEIKRVLTEVLLKVTDELFDEIATKVLNEDDQAEDNHKPLASDRMASPTSHAPADNRASAKALVSVETKDLDNEDVSEKSSSGAGGNILGLANYASDDEDDETQTSMKLNSKSPHDANDAADNGAHPVEGEEHVSAQAHSDTGHPRTSLLRGNSGNNELNRTGTMTSPKVSPIGDQIKLNGKMVDGPSASVSKETPEEKVRRKSKLLDEEVDMRKSVRADTRDVETRVRPIVTDRDGNKRTSGGDSSEGPLRGKVKVDDENHRSKDERQLRKEKAERDESKEAKDHVKYGEKRKESEGRKRPGHSDIKEDKNKERPWRESAKDDSRRIEQSREKEEDRLHRKASRELSRHKRRRSSSPSSRDRNSRDSFSTHGKDSSDEDSDYSRRKLHSKKRNSSPSPSSIRSRRRHSRSPHSKHSQRRHSPYSSFEGSRERRRSRSRSPVRRHR, encoded by the exons ATGGACGCTTACCGCTCTTACATGAGGCCGCCAGCgccgcctcctcctcctccgtcgTCGGCGGCGGATCCTCAGTACCACCAATTCCAGCAGCATGCAGGAACGCCTCCGAGGCCTCCGCAGGGCCCGTGGTTCCCCAATCAATTCCAGTATCATAACCCCTCCTCCCAGTCCCCTTCCGCCCCTCCTCCCCCGTCCTGGGCTCCgccgcctcctcctcctcctcctcctcctcctcagtCCGATCATGTTCAGCCTCCTGGTTTTCCCGCTCCTACGCATCCTTATCCTCCTCACCACGCTCAGCTCCCGCCCCGGCCTTACCTGCCTCCTCCTCATCACCTCAACCCCTACCCTCCGCAG GATTGGAACAGTCCAAATTGGGGCTATCAGCAGGGTTGGAATCACCAAG CACAAAGCGATGCGGAAGATTGGGCTGCCAGGGCTAAAGCTTGGGCAAGTGCCAAGGCTGCTATGGAGAATCAGTATCCGCAAGCACATTATCAAAACCAGTATCCTCAGGCTGTTGAATCTCAGGAATACGCGTTTTCAGCTGTGCCTCCAAACGGGCAGCCTGTTCATTTGCAGGAGAATCCATCAATTGGTTCCAGACCTGCCTCCTATCTTCCAGATGGACGCATGTCGTACTCAGCTAAAGATGGGCCTCTGAGTGGAGACCCAAGTGCTGTGTTTCACCCTCAAGAGCATCTGCCTGCCAGTCAATCTGTTCATCAGCAGGAGGTACCTTCTAGTTATTCTTCTGTTTCAG GCAAAGAAGAGAGTAGGGATCAGAGTGAGAAGCTACTGCATCTGCCCGGTTCTGCAGCTCAGGAAGGAATGGGCCACCTACAAGCACCAATGCCTGCTGCTGATGGATCGGTTGTTCCATATGGCAATCCATATACTGATCCCATTGCAAATCCTGCTGATCAACCCCTGGAGTTTGCTTCTAGGTTTAGCCGTGATCAGGATCTACTAGCACAATCTGTTTATGCTCATCAGGATTCCACTGGGCCTTTAAGAGGAATTGACCCCGTTGTCCCCATG CATGATCATTCCATTCCTATCCCGCCTCCTGTCTCCGGGCATGCAAcgccatcatttcctaggtTTTCTGGACCAAGCTTTCAGGCAACAATTCAACCACCTGGTGGGCCCTTTGCTCTGAGTGCAGGACCCCCGCTGCCTCCAATGGGAGGCTTTTCTGCTGATTCTTATGGTCTTCCGGGCAGTGCTGAGCGTCCTAAAAAG GCTCCGGTACCTAATTGGCTTAGAGAGGAGATCATTAAGACGAAAGCTAGCATTGTCAGTTCTTCTCTGGGGCATCCTAAAGATGGAGCTCAGTCTGTTGAGGATGACGGCACTGATAAGTCTTTTGAAAAAGGCGACCAGGCAGACAGTAAAAGCATCGATTCGTCTAAATCAActgaggatgatgatgatgatgag GATTATGTGGAAGCTGCAAGAACTGCTGCAATAAATCAGGAGATTAAACGTGTTTTAACTGAAGTCTTGTTGAAG GTGACTGATGAACTTTTTGATGAAATTGCAACGAAAGTTCTCAACGAAGATGATCAGGCTGAAG ATAACCACAAACCACTTGCTTCAGATCGTATGGCTTCACCAACTTCTCATGCTCCTGCAGACAATAGAGCTTCTGCAAAGGCTCTTGTTTCTGTTGAAACTAAGGACTTAGATAACGAAGATGTCAGCGAAAAATCTAGTTCAGGCGCTGGTGGGAATATATTGGGTCTGGCAAATTATGCATccgatgatgaagatgatgaaacCCAAACCTCTATGAAATTGAATAGTAAAAGTCCACATGATGCAAATGATGCGGCTGACAATGGAGCACATCCAGTGGAAGGTGAAGAACATGTCAGTGCTCAAGCACATTCTGATACGGGTCACCCAAGGACCAGTTTACTTCGGGGTAATTCAGGCAACAATGAACTGAACAGGACTGGTACTATGACATCCCCTAAGGTGTCTCCTATAGGTGACCAGATTAAGTTAAATGGTAAAATGGTGGATGGTCCAAGTGCATCTGTTTCAAAGGAGACACCTGAAGAGAAGGTTCGTAGGAAGTCAAAACTGCTTGATGAAGAGGTTGACATGAGAAAATCAGTGAGGGCTGATACTAGAGATGTGGAGACCAGAGTGAGGCCCATCGTCACCGATCGAGATGGCAATAAGAGGACCTCTGGGGGTGATTCTTCAGAGGGACCTCTGAGAGGTAAGGTCAAGGTTGATGATGAAAATCATAGAAGTAAAGATGAAAGACAGCTAAGGAAGGAGAAAGCGGAAAGAGATGAGTCAAAAGAGGCGAAGGACCATGTGAAATATGGAGAAAAGAGGAAGGAATCCGAGGGAAGGAAAAGGCCAGGCCATTCTGATATCAAGGAGGACAAGAACAAAGAGAGACCATGGAGAGAGAGTGCTAAAGATGACAGCAGGAGAATTGAGCAGTCAagggagaaggaagaagatagaTTGCATCGTAAGGCTTCACGCGAGCTGAGCAGACATAAGAGAAGGCGCTCCTCTTCACCGAGCAGCAGAGATCGAAATAGTAGAGACAGCTTTTCTACTCATGGAAAAGATTCAAGTGATGAAGATTCAGACTATTCTAGAAG GAAATTGCATTCGAAGAAACGTAATtcatcaccatcaccatcctcCATAAGGTCCAGAAGAAG ACATTCGCGGTCTCCACATAGCAAGCATTCTCAGCGCAGGCATTCTCCCTACTCTTCTTTTGAGGGGTCCAG GGAGAGGAGGAGATCAAGGTCGAGATCACCTGTGAGGAGGCACAGATGA
- the LOC116211564 gene encoding zinc finger CCCH domain-containing protein 13 isoform X1: MDAYRSYMRPPAPPPPPPSSAADPQYHQFQQHAGTPPRPPQGPWFPNQFQYHNPSSQSPSAPPPPSWAPPPPPPPPPPPQSDHVQPPGFPAPTHPYPPHHAQLPPRPYLPPPHHLNPYPPQDWNSPNWGYQQGWNHQAQSDAEDWAARAKAWASAKAAMENQYPQAHYQNQYPQAVESQEYAFSAVPPNGQPVHLQENPSIGSRPASYLPDGRMSYSAKDGPLSGDPSAVFHPQEHLPASQSVHQQEVPSSYSSVSGKEESRDQSEKLLHLPGSAAQEGMGHLQAPMPAADGSVVPYGNPYTDPIANPADQPLEFASRFSRDQDLLAQSVYAHQDSTGPLRGIDPVVPMVSVNTWTSSMTPDVAYPSLPVVLPSGSQHDHSIPIPPPVSGHATPSFPRFSGPSFQATIQPPGGPFALSAGPPLPPMGGFSADSYGLPGSAERPKKAPVPNWLREEIIKTKASIVSSSLGHPKDGAQSVEDDGTDKSFEKGDQADSKSIDSSKSTEDDDDDEDYVEAARTAAINQEIKRVLTEVLLKVTDELFDEIATKVLNEDDQAEDNHKPLASDRMASPTSHAPADNRASAKALVSVETKDLDNEDVSEKSSSGAGGNILGLANYASDDEDDETQTSMKLNSKSPHDANDAADNGAHPVEGEEHVSAQAHSDTGHPRTSLLRGNSGNNELNRTGTMTSPKVSPIGDQIKLNGKMVDGPSASVSKETPEEKVRRKSKLLDEEVDMRKSVRADTRDVETRVRPIVTDRDGNKRTSGGDSSEGPLRGKVKVDDENHRSKDERQLRKEKAERDESKEAKDHVKYGEKRKESEGRKRPGHSDIKEDKNKERPWRESAKDDSRRIEQSREKEEDRLHRKASRELSRHKRRRSSSPSSRDRNSRDSFSTHGKDSSDEDSDYSRRKLHSKKRNSSPSPSSIRSRRRHSRSPHSKHSQRRHSPYSSFEGSRERRRSRSRSPVRRHR; this comes from the exons ATGGACGCTTACCGCTCTTACATGAGGCCGCCAGCgccgcctcctcctcctccgtcgTCGGCGGCGGATCCTCAGTACCACCAATTCCAGCAGCATGCAGGAACGCCTCCGAGGCCTCCGCAGGGCCCGTGGTTCCCCAATCAATTCCAGTATCATAACCCCTCCTCCCAGTCCCCTTCCGCCCCTCCTCCCCCGTCCTGGGCTCCgccgcctcctcctcctcctcctcctcctcctcagtCCGATCATGTTCAGCCTCCTGGTTTTCCCGCTCCTACGCATCCTTATCCTCCTCACCACGCTCAGCTCCCGCCCCGGCCTTACCTGCCTCCTCCTCATCACCTCAACCCCTACCCTCCGCAG GATTGGAACAGTCCAAATTGGGGCTATCAGCAGGGTTGGAATCACCAAG CACAAAGCGATGCGGAAGATTGGGCTGCCAGGGCTAAAGCTTGGGCAAGTGCCAAGGCTGCTATGGAGAATCAGTATCCGCAAGCACATTATCAAAACCAGTATCCTCAGGCTGTTGAATCTCAGGAATACGCGTTTTCAGCTGTGCCTCCAAACGGGCAGCCTGTTCATTTGCAGGAGAATCCATCAATTGGTTCCAGACCTGCCTCCTATCTTCCAGATGGACGCATGTCGTACTCAGCTAAAGATGGGCCTCTGAGTGGAGACCCAAGTGCTGTGTTTCACCCTCAAGAGCATCTGCCTGCCAGTCAATCTGTTCATCAGCAGGAGGTACCTTCTAGTTATTCTTCTGTTTCAG GCAAAGAAGAGAGTAGGGATCAGAGTGAGAAGCTACTGCATCTGCCCGGTTCTGCAGCTCAGGAAGGAATGGGCCACCTACAAGCACCAATGCCTGCTGCTGATGGATCGGTTGTTCCATATGGCAATCCATATACTGATCCCATTGCAAATCCTGCTGATCAACCCCTGGAGTTTGCTTCTAGGTTTAGCCGTGATCAGGATCTACTAGCACAATCTGTTTATGCTCATCAGGATTCCACTGGGCCTTTAAGAGGAATTGACCCCGTTGTCCCCATGGTATCTGTTAATACATGGACCTCATCCATGACTCCTGATGTAGCTTACCCTTCTTTACCTGTGGTGCTTCCTTCAGGTTCACAG CATGATCATTCCATTCCTATCCCGCCTCCTGTCTCCGGGCATGCAAcgccatcatttcctaggtTTTCTGGACCAAGCTTTCAGGCAACAATTCAACCACCTGGTGGGCCCTTTGCTCTGAGTGCAGGACCCCCGCTGCCTCCAATGGGAGGCTTTTCTGCTGATTCTTATGGTCTTCCGGGCAGTGCTGAGCGTCCTAAAAAG GCTCCGGTACCTAATTGGCTTAGAGAGGAGATCATTAAGACGAAAGCTAGCATTGTCAGTTCTTCTCTGGGGCATCCTAAAGATGGAGCTCAGTCTGTTGAGGATGACGGCACTGATAAGTCTTTTGAAAAAGGCGACCAGGCAGACAGTAAAAGCATCGATTCGTCTAAATCAActgaggatgatgatgatgatgag GATTATGTGGAAGCTGCAAGAACTGCTGCAATAAATCAGGAGATTAAACGTGTTTTAACTGAAGTCTTGTTGAAG GTGACTGATGAACTTTTTGATGAAATTGCAACGAAAGTTCTCAACGAAGATGATCAGGCTGAAG ATAACCACAAACCACTTGCTTCAGATCGTATGGCTTCACCAACTTCTCATGCTCCTGCAGACAATAGAGCTTCTGCAAAGGCTCTTGTTTCTGTTGAAACTAAGGACTTAGATAACGAAGATGTCAGCGAAAAATCTAGTTCAGGCGCTGGTGGGAATATATTGGGTCTGGCAAATTATGCATccgatgatgaagatgatgaaacCCAAACCTCTATGAAATTGAATAGTAAAAGTCCACATGATGCAAATGATGCGGCTGACAATGGAGCACATCCAGTGGAAGGTGAAGAACATGTCAGTGCTCAAGCACATTCTGATACGGGTCACCCAAGGACCAGTTTACTTCGGGGTAATTCAGGCAACAATGAACTGAACAGGACTGGTACTATGACATCCCCTAAGGTGTCTCCTATAGGTGACCAGATTAAGTTAAATGGTAAAATGGTGGATGGTCCAAGTGCATCTGTTTCAAAGGAGACACCTGAAGAGAAGGTTCGTAGGAAGTCAAAACTGCTTGATGAAGAGGTTGACATGAGAAAATCAGTGAGGGCTGATACTAGAGATGTGGAGACCAGAGTGAGGCCCATCGTCACCGATCGAGATGGCAATAAGAGGACCTCTGGGGGTGATTCTTCAGAGGGACCTCTGAGAGGTAAGGTCAAGGTTGATGATGAAAATCATAGAAGTAAAGATGAAAGACAGCTAAGGAAGGAGAAAGCGGAAAGAGATGAGTCAAAAGAGGCGAAGGACCATGTGAAATATGGAGAAAAGAGGAAGGAATCCGAGGGAAGGAAAAGGCCAGGCCATTCTGATATCAAGGAGGACAAGAACAAAGAGAGACCATGGAGAGAGAGTGCTAAAGATGACAGCAGGAGAATTGAGCAGTCAagggagaaggaagaagatagaTTGCATCGTAAGGCTTCACGCGAGCTGAGCAGACATAAGAGAAGGCGCTCCTCTTCACCGAGCAGCAGAGATCGAAATAGTAGAGACAGCTTTTCTACTCATGGAAAAGATTCAAGTGATGAAGATTCAGACTATTCTAGAAG GAAATTGCATTCGAAGAAACGTAATtcatcaccatcaccatcctcCATAAGGTCCAGAAGAAG ACATTCGCGGTCTCCACATAGCAAGCATTCTCAGCGCAGGCATTCTCCCTACTCTTCTTTTGAGGGGTCCAG GGAGAGGAGGAGATCAAGGTCGAGATCACCTGTGAGGAGGCACAGATGA